One genomic region from Clostridium saccharobutylicum DSM 13864 encodes:
- the mobB gene encoding molybdopterin-guanine dinucleotide biosynthesis protein B, which translates to MKNNKKPMLIAVSGIKNSGKTTLITKLIPRLIDLGYKVATIKHDGHDFQSDIEGTDSYKHKEAGAYGSAIFSKTKFMIVKEQNQISENELFNYFPEADIILLEGFKYSDYPKIEVVRKGISKDYIGKKESLIAIVTDLECKFEGIKTININNIGEIIEVLLNECKEVQ; encoded by the coding sequence ATGAAAAATAATAAAAAGCCTATGTTAATTGCAGTAAGCGGTATTAAAAATTCAGGAAAGACAACTCTTATAACAAAATTAATACCAAGATTGATAGATTTAGGCTATAAAGTTGCTACGATTAAACATGATGGACATGATTTTCAAAGTGATATAGAGGGAACGGATTCATATAAACACAAAGAAGCAGGAGCATATGGAAGTGCTATTTTTTCAAAAACTAAATTTATGATAGTAAAGGAACAAAATCAAATTTCTGAAAATGAATTATTTAATTATTTTCCAGAGGCAGATATTATTTTACTGGAGGGGTTTAAATATTCTGATTATCCTAAAATAGAAGTTGTAAGAAAAGGGATATCAAAAGATTATATCGGTAAAAAGGAAAGTTTGATTGCAATAGTTACTGATTTAGAATGTAAGTTTGAGGGTATAAAAACTATTAATATAAATAATATTGGGGAAATTATAGAAGTATTACTTAATGAGTGTAAGGAGGTGCAATGA